A genomic stretch from Streptosporangium album includes:
- a CDS encoding replication-associated recombination protein A, with amino-acid sequence MDSLFDSAAEEAHRGHEPLAVRMRPRGLDEVIGQRHLLGPGTPLRRLVEAEAPMSLFLWGPPGTGKTTLAYVVAGVTKRRFVEVSAVSAGVKEVRAAIEQARRELGMSGRQTVLFVDEVHRFNKAQQDALLPAVENRWVTFIGATTENPFFSVISPLLSRSLLLTLESLSEDDIRVVLERAVADPRGLDGKARLAPEAAEHLVRLAGGDARRSLTYLEAAALIADDEITVEVVERAVDKAAVRYDRQGDQHYDVISGFIKSMRGSDADAALHYLARMIEAGEDPRFIARRIVIFASEDVGMADPTCLQVAVAAAQAVEFIGLPEGRLNLAQAVIHCALAPKSNAVINAIGAASEDVRRGAIGHVPDHLRDAHYAGAKKLGHGKGYKYPHDFEHGLVRQDYAPQELRDRRYYQPTRHGAEAGFADRWSRIRDFLRGR; translated from the coding sequence GTGGACAGCCTGTTCGATTCGGCGGCGGAGGAGGCTCATCGCGGCCATGAGCCCCTGGCGGTGCGGATGCGCCCGCGCGGCCTGGACGAGGTGATCGGCCAGCGTCACCTGCTGGGACCGGGCACGCCGCTGCGCAGGCTCGTCGAGGCCGAGGCTCCGATGTCGCTGTTCCTGTGGGGGCCGCCCGGCACCGGTAAGACGACCCTGGCCTATGTGGTCGCGGGCGTCACCAAGCGCCGCTTCGTCGAGGTCTCGGCCGTGTCCGCGGGTGTCAAGGAGGTCCGCGCCGCCATCGAGCAGGCCCGGCGCGAGCTGGGCATGTCCGGCCGACAGACGGTGCTGTTCGTCGACGAGGTGCACCGCTTCAACAAGGCCCAGCAGGACGCCCTGCTGCCCGCGGTGGAGAACCGCTGGGTCACCTTCATCGGCGCCACCACCGAGAACCCGTTCTTCTCCGTCATCTCCCCGCTGCTGTCGCGCTCGCTGCTGCTGACCCTGGAGTCGCTGTCGGAGGACGACATCCGGGTGGTGCTGGAGCGCGCCGTCGCCGACCCGCGCGGCCTGGACGGGAAGGCACGGCTGGCACCCGAGGCCGCCGAGCACCTGGTCCGCCTGGCCGGGGGAGACGCCCGCAGGTCGCTCACCTACCTGGAGGCCGCCGCGCTCATCGCAGACGACGAGATCACCGTCGAGGTGGTCGAGCGCGCGGTGGACAAGGCCGCCGTCCGCTACGACCGCCAGGGCGACCAGCACTACGACGTGATCAGCGGCTTCATCAAGAGCATGCGCGGCTCCGACGCCGACGCCGCCCTCCACTACCTCGCCCGGATGATCGAGGCGGGGGAGGACCCCCGGTTCATCGCGCGCCGGATCGTCATCTTCGCCTCCGAGGACGTCGGCATGGCCGACCCGACCTGCCTGCAGGTCGCGGTGGCCGCGGCCCAGGCGGTGGAGTTCATCGGCCTGCCCGAGGGCCGGCTCAACCTGGCCCAGGCGGTCATCCACTGCGCCCTGGCCCCCAAGTCCAATGCGGTGATCAACGCCATCGGTGCCGCCTCGGAAGACGTACGGCGCGGCGCCATCGGCCACGTCCCCGACCACCTGCGCGACGCCCACTACGCCGGGGCCAAGAAGCTCGGCCACGGCAAGGGCTACAAATACCCGCACGACTTCGAGCACGGCCTGGTCCGCCAGGACTACGCCCCCCAGGAGCTGCGGGACCGCCGCTACTACCAGCCCACCCGTCACGGTGCCGAGGCGGGCTTCGCCGACCGCTGGTCGAGGATCCGGGACTTCCTCCGCGGCCGGTAG
- the alaS gene encoding alanine--tRNA ligase, translated as MESAEIARRFLRFFEERGHTAVPSASLIAEDPTLLLVPAGMVPFKPYFLGQQKPPYHRATSVQKCVRTPDIEEVGKTTRHATFFQMLGNFSFGDYFKEQAIPLAWELLTKPESEGGFGFPEDRLWVTVYQDDDEAYDIWHDKVGVPAEHIQRRGLEDNYWHMGVPGPGGPCTEIYYDRGPEYGKDGGPVADENRYLEVWNNVFMQFQLGAVRSKVDFDVVGELPAKSVDTGMGLERMAAILQGVDNIYEIDTTYKILDRAAELTKTRYGRDERADVSLRVIADHVRTGVMLVADGVLPSNEGRGYVLRRILRRAIRNLRLLGAGEERYMHELTAVTVDVMGEQYPELKADAPQIHGVIDAEEASFLGTLRTGTAIFDVAVEETKRKGRGTLAGDQAFQLHDTYGFPIDLTLEMASEQGLKVDEEGFRRLMKEQRDRAKADAAAKKTGNADISVFGQILEKTGRVEFLGYDQVTAEAEVIGLLVGGVPAPAAGAGTEVEVVLGRTPFYAEGGGQLADQGVIRTDGAEVEIVDVQSPVAGVVVHRGKVRAGEIRVGQTAQAEIDVERRRAISRSHTATHLVHRGFRNALGETAAQAGSENSPGRFRFDFTAAGAVAPSMLRDVEDEVNAILINDLTVNAFHTSQAEARAMGALALFGEKYGETVRIVEVGDYSRELCGGTHVSSSGQLGLVKVLGESSIGAGVRRVEALVGLDAFRFLARESLLVAQLSEQLKARREELPERIEGIVTRLRTAEKELDGLRSAQVLASAGEMAAGARDLHGVSVVTHRAPDGTSPDDLRKLALEVRGRLPGDRAAVVVVAGVPSDRPVVVAVVNEAGRGRGLKAGRLVGVAAKALGGGGGGKDDVAQGGGVRPEAIGDALDAVEQAITQTLV; from the coding sequence ATGGAGTCGGCAGAGATCGCCCGCCGCTTCCTGCGCTTCTTCGAGGAGCGTGGGCACACCGCCGTGCCGTCGGCCAGCCTGATCGCCGAGGACCCCACGCTGCTTCTGGTCCCCGCGGGCATGGTGCCGTTCAAACCCTACTTCCTGGGCCAGCAGAAGCCGCCCTACCACCGGGCCACCAGTGTCCAGAAGTGCGTGCGCACCCCCGACATCGAAGAGGTCGGCAAGACCACCAGGCACGCCACGTTCTTCCAGATGCTCGGCAACTTCTCCTTCGGCGACTACTTCAAGGAGCAGGCGATCCCGCTCGCCTGGGAGCTGCTGACCAAGCCCGAGTCCGAGGGTGGCTTCGGCTTCCCCGAGGACCGGCTCTGGGTCACCGTCTACCAGGACGACGACGAGGCCTACGACATCTGGCACGACAAGGTCGGCGTCCCCGCGGAGCACATCCAGCGGCGCGGCCTCGAGGACAACTACTGGCACATGGGCGTGCCGGGTCCCGGCGGGCCGTGCACGGAGATCTACTACGACCGCGGCCCCGAGTACGGCAAGGACGGCGGTCCCGTCGCCGACGAGAACCGCTACCTCGAGGTGTGGAACAACGTCTTCATGCAGTTCCAGCTCGGCGCGGTCCGCAGCAAGGTGGACTTCGACGTCGTGGGCGAGCTGCCCGCCAAGAGCGTCGACACCGGCATGGGCCTGGAGCGCATGGCGGCGATCCTGCAGGGTGTCGACAACATCTACGAGATCGACACCACCTACAAGATCCTCGACCGGGCCGCCGAGCTCACCAAGACGCGCTACGGCCGCGACGAGCGCGCCGACGTCTCGCTGCGGGTCATCGCCGACCACGTCCGGACCGGCGTGATGCTCGTCGCCGACGGGGTGCTGCCCTCCAACGAGGGCCGGGGTTACGTGCTGCGCCGCATCCTGCGCCGCGCCATCCGCAACCTGCGCCTGCTGGGCGCGGGCGAGGAGCGCTACATGCACGAGCTCACCGCGGTGACCGTCGATGTGATGGGCGAGCAGTACCCCGAGCTCAAGGCCGACGCCCCGCAGATCCACGGCGTCATCGACGCCGAGGAGGCCTCCTTCCTGGGCACCCTCCGCACCGGAACCGCGATCTTCGACGTGGCCGTGGAGGAGACCAAGCGCAAGGGGCGGGGCACGCTCGCCGGGGACCAGGCCTTCCAGCTGCACGACACCTACGGCTTCCCGATCGACCTCACCCTGGAGATGGCCTCCGAGCAGGGGCTCAAGGTCGACGAGGAGGGCTTCCGCCGGTTGATGAAGGAGCAGCGCGACCGGGCCAAGGCCGACGCCGCCGCCAAGAAGACCGGCAACGCCGACATCTCGGTGTTCGGCCAGATCCTCGAGAAGACCGGCAGGGTCGAGTTCCTCGGCTACGACCAGGTGACCGCCGAGGCCGAGGTCATCGGCCTCCTCGTCGGCGGAGTCCCGGCCCCGGCCGCGGGCGCCGGCACCGAGGTCGAGGTCGTGCTGGGCCGTACGCCGTTCTACGCCGAGGGCGGCGGTCAGCTCGCCGACCAGGGCGTCATCCGCACGGACGGGGCCGAGGTGGAGATCGTGGACGTGCAGTCCCCGGTCGCCGGCGTCGTCGTGCACCGCGGCAAGGTCCGTGCCGGTGAGATCCGGGTGGGCCAGACGGCCCAGGCCGAGATCGATGTCGAGCGGCGCCGCGCGATCTCCCGCAGCCACACCGCGACCCACCTGGTGCACCGCGGCTTCCGCAACGCGCTGGGCGAGACGGCGGCGCAGGCCGGCTCGGAGAACTCACCCGGCCGTTTCCGCTTCGACTTCACCGCCGCCGGCGCCGTCGCGCCCAGCATGCTCCGTGACGTCGAGGACGAGGTCAACGCGATCCTGATCAACGACCTCACGGTCAACGCCTTCCACACCTCCCAGGCCGAGGCCCGGGCGATGGGCGCGCTGGCCCTGTTCGGCGAGAAGTACGGCGAGACCGTCCGTATCGTCGAGGTCGGCGACTACTCCCGTGAGCTCTGCGGCGGCACCCACGTCTCCAGCTCCGGCCAGCTCGGTCTGGTCAAGGTGCTGGGCGAGTCCTCGATCGGTGCGGGCGTGCGCCGGGTGGAGGCCCTGGTCGGCCTGGACGCCTTCCGCTTCCTGGCCCGTGAGAGCCTGCTCGTCGCCCAGCTGTCGGAACAGCTCAAGGCCCGCCGCGAGGAGCTGCCCGAGCGGATCGAGGGCATCGTCACCCGGCTGCGCACCGCGGAGAAGGAGCTGGACGGGCTCCGCTCCGCCCAGGTGCTCGCATCGGCGGGCGAAATGGCGGCGGGCGCCCGTGACCTGCACGGAGTCTCCGTCGTGACGCACCGCGCGCCTGATGGAACCTCCCCCGACGACCTGCGTAAGCTCGCCCTCGAGGTGCGCGGCCGGCTCCCGGGAGACCGGGCTGCGGTCGTCGTCGTCGCCGGTGTGCCCAGCGACCGGCCCGTCGTCGTCGCCGTGGTCAACGAGGCGGGACGCGGACGGGGTCTGAAGGCGGGCCGGCTCGTCGGCGTCGCCGCCAAGGCGCTCGGCGGCGGCGGCGGCGGTAAGGATGACGTCGCCCAAGGCGGTGGAGTACGTCCTGAGGCGATTGGCGATGCGCTCGATGCCGTCGAGCAGGCGATCACGCAGACGCTCGTCTGA
- the ruvX gene encoding Holliday junction resolvase RuvX: MRNGIRLGVDVGSVRIGVARSDPSGLLATPVETVRRGKGDLDRLAEIADEYEVVEIVVGLPTSLSGREGQAAEAARAFATRISLRLSPIPVRLFDERLTTVTAQQGLRASGVKAKNQRGVVDQAAAIVLLQAALDAERATGIPPGRPLGPPGEQPGGESSGGTAR, translated from the coding sequence ATGAGAAACGGCATTCGGCTGGGCGTCGACGTCGGCTCGGTCCGTATCGGCGTGGCCCGCAGTGACCCTTCCGGGCTGCTGGCCACGCCGGTGGAGACCGTACGGCGAGGCAAGGGCGATCTGGACCGGCTCGCGGAGATCGCGGACGAGTACGAGGTCGTCGAGATCGTGGTCGGACTGCCGACCTCGCTGTCCGGTCGCGAGGGGCAGGCGGCCGAGGCCGCCCGCGCCTTCGCGACCCGGATCTCGCTGCGGCTGTCACCCATCCCGGTGCGGCTGTTCGACGAGCGGCTGACCACGGTCACCGCCCAGCAGGGCCTGCGGGCCAGCGGGGTGAAAGCCAAGAACCAGCGCGGAGTGGTGGACCAGGCGGCGGCCATCGTGCTGCTCCAGGCCGCCCTGGACGCCGAGCGCGCCACCGGCATACCACCGGGCAGACCCCTCGGACCACCGGGCGAGCAGCCCGGGGGAGAATCGAGTGGTGGGACCGCTCGGTGA
- the aspS gene encoding aspartate--tRNA ligase, translating into MIRTHEAGSLRKEHAGQQVTLAGWVARRRDHGGVVFIDLRDASGSSQVVFREEDDAHGLRAEYCVKVVGQVRVRPEGNENPELPTGAIEVVASEVEVLSESAPLPFPIEGSTGVSEEARLKYRYLDIRRQQVARAMRIRSKATYLAHQVMDEHGFNYIETPTLTRSTPEGARDFLVPVRLQPGSWYALPQSPQLFKQLLMVAGLERYYQLARCFRDEDLRADRQPEFTQIDVEMSFVDQDDVIALGEALIGRIWKETVGYELPTPLPRMTYADAMSRYGSDKPDLRFGQELVEMTDYFADTTFRVFQAPYVGAVVMPGGASQTRKELDGWQDWAKSRGARGLAYVLVGEDGTLGGPVAKNLSESEASGLAAKTGAEPGDAIFFAAGTASASRDLLGAARLEIGRRCGLIDESQWNFLWIVDAPMFEEDGEGGWTAVHHPFTGPKPEWADNFQDHPGEALAYAYDMVCNGMEIGGGSIRIHRAEMQQRVFDVLGISKEDAENKFGFLLEAFKYGPPPHGGIAYGWDRICMLLAGGDSIRDVIAFPKTASGFDPLTGAPTPITLEQRKEAGVDAKPKAEA; encoded by the coding sequence ATGATCCGCACGCACGAAGCGGGATCACTCCGCAAGGAGCACGCCGGGCAGCAGGTGACGCTGGCCGGCTGGGTGGCGCGCCGCCGAGACCACGGCGGTGTGGTCTTCATCGACCTGCGTGACGCCTCCGGCTCCTCCCAGGTGGTCTTCCGCGAGGAGGACGACGCGCACGGCCTGCGCGCCGAATACTGCGTCAAGGTCGTCGGGCAGGTGCGGGTCCGTCCTGAGGGCAACGAGAACCCCGAGCTGCCGACCGGCGCCATCGAGGTCGTCGCCTCCGAGGTCGAGGTGCTCAGCGAGTCGGCGCCGCTGCCCTTCCCGATCGAGGGCAGCACGGGGGTCTCGGAGGAGGCCCGGCTCAAGTATCGCTACCTGGACATCCGCCGCCAGCAGGTCGCCCGCGCCATGCGGATCCGGTCCAAGGCCACCTACCTGGCCCATCAGGTGATGGACGAGCACGGGTTCAACTACATCGAGACCCCGACGCTGACCCGTTCCACCCCCGAGGGCGCCCGCGACTTCCTGGTCCCGGTCCGGCTGCAGCCCGGCAGCTGGTACGCGCTGCCGCAGTCGCCGCAGCTGTTCAAGCAGCTCCTCATGGTGGCCGGCCTGGAGCGCTACTACCAGCTTGCCCGCTGCTTCCGCGACGAGGACCTGCGCGCCGACCGGCAGCCGGAGTTCACCCAGATCGACGTTGAGATGTCCTTCGTGGACCAGGATGACGTCATCGCCCTGGGCGAGGCCCTGATCGGCCGCATCTGGAAGGAGACGGTCGGCTATGAGCTGCCGACGCCGCTGCCCCGGATGACCTACGCCGACGCCATGTCCCGCTACGGCTCCGACAAGCCCGACCTGCGCTTCGGCCAGGAGCTCGTCGAGATGACCGACTACTTCGCCGACACCACCTTCCGGGTCTTCCAGGCGCCTTACGTGGGCGCCGTGGTCATGCCCGGCGGCGCCTCCCAGACCCGCAAGGAGCTGGACGGCTGGCAGGACTGGGCCAAGTCGCGCGGCGCCAGGGGCCTGGCCTACGTGCTCGTCGGCGAGGACGGCACGCTCGGCGGCCCGGTGGCCAAGAACCTCTCCGAGTCCGAGGCCTCGGGCCTGGCCGCCAAGACGGGCGCCGAGCCCGGTGACGCGATCTTCTTCGCGGCCGGTACGGCGTCGGCCTCCCGCGACCTGCTCGGCGCGGCCCGCCTGGAGATCGGCCGTCGCTGCGGCCTGATCGACGAGTCGCAGTGGAACTTCCTGTGGATCGTCGACGCCCCCATGTTCGAGGAGGACGGCGAGGGCGGCTGGACCGCGGTCCATCACCCGTTCACCGGGCCCAAGCCCGAGTGGGCCGACAACTTCCAGGACCATCCCGGCGAGGCCCTGGCCTACGCCTACGACATGGTCTGCAACGGCATGGAGATCGGCGGCGGTTCCATCCGTATCCACCGGGCCGAGATGCAGCAGCGCGTCTTCGACGTGCTCGGCATCTCCAAGGAGGATGCGGAGAACAAGTTCGGCTTCCTGCTGGAGGCGTTCAAGTACGGCCCGCCCCCGCACGGGGGCATCGCCTACGGCTGGGACCGGATCTGCATGCTCCTCGCGGGCGGCGACTCGATCCGTGACGTCATCGCCTTCCCGAAGACGGCCTCCGGCTTCGACCCGCTGACCGGCGCGCCCACCCCCATCACGCTTGAACAGCGTAAGGAGGCAGGCGTCGACGCCAAGCCGAAGGCCGAGGCGTAG
- a CDS encoding cytochrome P450 family protein: MPEKLPAEFLFDPGFGRDPYVTYAKLRDQGPVHPIDLPPGTDAFLVIGYEYGRPALNDPRLSKDMRHAPSVFRDLVTKDNPVLAYNMLTSDPPDHTRLRRLVAKAFTPRRTESLRPRVQEITDELVDAMAARGHGDLLDDFAFPLPITVICELLGVPAEDRDAFRAWSAAVVSPALDEEGMRRRAEVNAALRGYFTRVIAERRAVPQDDMISALVAASADEELLSEQELLATLTLLLVAGHETTVNLIGNGMLALLTNPGQLRLLKDRPELLPSAIEEFLRYDGPVQRATLRFATEDLQIAGVPIPRNSVVHVALGAMDRDPEEFDTPDTLDITRADNHHVAFGHGIHFCLGAPLARLEGQIAFETLLRRLPDIDLACTPGELSWRQNGSFIRGLQALPVRF, from the coding sequence ATGCCGGAGAAGCTACCTGCCGAGTTCCTGTTCGATCCCGGGTTCGGCAGGGATCCCTACGTCACCTACGCCAAGCTCCGTGACCAGGGGCCCGTCCACCCGATCGACCTGCCGCCCGGGACCGACGCGTTCCTGGTGATCGGTTACGAGTACGGCCGGCCGGCGCTCAACGACCCGCGGCTGAGCAAGGACATGCGCCACGCGCCGAGCGTGTTCCGCGACCTGGTCACCAAGGACAACCCGGTGCTGGCGTACAACATGCTCACCAGCGATCCGCCGGACCACACCCGGCTGCGCCGCCTGGTCGCCAAGGCCTTCACCCCGCGACGGACCGAGAGCCTGCGTCCCAGGGTTCAGGAGATCACCGACGAGCTCGTCGACGCGATGGCCGCCAGGGGCCACGGCGACCTGCTCGACGACTTCGCCTTCCCGCTGCCGATCACCGTGATCTGCGAGCTGCTGGGCGTCCCCGCCGAGGACCGTGACGCCTTCCGCGCGTGGTCGGCGGCGGTGGTCAGCCCGGCACTCGACGAGGAGGGGATGCGGCGGCGCGCCGAGGTGAACGCCGCCCTCCGCGGCTACTTCACCCGGGTCATCGCCGAGCGCCGGGCCGTACCGCAGGACGACATGATCAGCGCACTGGTCGCCGCCAGCGCGGACGAGGAGCTCCTGAGCGAGCAGGAGCTGCTGGCCACGCTCACACTGCTGCTCGTCGCCGGGCACGAGACCACGGTCAACCTGATCGGCAACGGCATGCTGGCCCTGCTGACCAATCCCGGCCAGCTCCGGCTGTTGAAGGACCGGCCGGAGCTGCTGCCGTCGGCGATCGAGGAGTTCCTCCGCTACGACGGCCCGGTGCAGCGGGCCACCCTGCGCTTCGCCACCGAGGACCTGCAGATCGCGGGTGTCCCCATCCCCAGGAACAGCGTGGTCCACGTGGCCCTCGGCGCGATGGACCGCGACCCCGAGGAGTTCGACACCCCCGACACCCTTGACATCACCCGCGCCGACAACCACCACGTGGCGTTCGGCCACGGCATCCACTTCTGCCTGGGCGCGCCGCTGGCCCGGCTGGAGGGCCAGATCGCCTTCGAGACGCTCCTGCGCCGCCTGCCGGACATCGACCTCGCCTGCACACCCGGCGAGCTCTCCTGGCGCCAGAACGGCTCGTTCATCCGCGGGCTGCAGGCGCTGCCGGTCCGCTTCTGA
- a CDS encoding peptidylprolyl isomerase, producing the protein MSGEDRQSQLAQEHKERQAQRAEQATKTKRNTFIGAGAAVVVVAGGVIAAATLLGGNSEGTPAAQSSPAPSETTAQSMPSIAPTAPADASAVSCSYRKDTSGSPAKKVGMPPSKPNLKLKTMTIATSQGDIVIDLATAQAPCSVNSLAFLAKKNFYDKTKCHRLATPENSGLAMLQCGDPLAKADGKNPTDGQGSSGYVFNDENLGGIPFTKGTVALAQPPEAANQNGSQFWISLGDETAQLGPDYTPFGVVSKGMDVLDKVYKGGWITNPDDITGDGGSSAPKIPVVIKDVTLS; encoded by the coding sequence GTGAGCGGCGAGGACCGCCAGAGTCAGCTGGCGCAGGAGCACAAGGAGCGCCAAGCCCAGCGTGCTGAGCAGGCGACAAAGACGAAGCGGAACACCTTCATCGGCGCCGGCGCCGCGGTGGTCGTCGTCGCCGGCGGCGTGATCGCCGCCGCAACCCTGCTCGGAGGGAACAGCGAGGGCACGCCCGCGGCCCAGAGCTCGCCGGCCCCCTCGGAGACCACCGCGCAGTCGATGCCGTCGATCGCCCCCACCGCTCCGGCCGACGCGTCCGCAGTGAGCTGCTCCTACCGCAAGGACACCAGCGGCAGCCCGGCCAAGAAGGTGGGCATGCCGCCGAGCAAGCCCAACCTGAAGCTGAAGACCATGACGATCGCCACCAGCCAGGGCGACATCGTCATCGACCTGGCGACGGCCCAGGCCCCCTGCTCGGTGAACTCCCTGGCCTTCCTGGCCAAGAAGAACTTCTACGACAAGACCAAGTGCCACCGCCTGGCCACCCCGGAGAACTCGGGTCTGGCCATGCTCCAGTGCGGCGACCCGCTGGCCAAGGCGGACGGCAAGAACCCCACCGACGGGCAGGGCAGCTCCGGCTACGTCTTCAACGACGAGAACCTCGGCGGCATCCCCTTCACCAAGGGCACGGTCGCACTGGCGCAGCCGCCGGAGGCGGCCAACCAGAACGGCAGCCAGTTCTGGATCTCGCTCGGCGACGAGACCGCGCAGCTGGGGCCGGACTACACGCCCTTCGGCGTCGTCTCCAAGGGCATGGACGTCCTCGACAAGGTCTACAAGGGCGGCTGGATCACCAACCCCGACGACATCACCGGCGACGGCGGCTCCAGCGCCCCCAAGATCCCGGTGGTCATCAAGGACGTGACGCTCTCCTGA
- the mltG gene encoding endolytic transglycosylase MltG — protein MSRLRPLWLLAGGAAVVATTLGVGGYVLVKPYLMPADFEGAGSGTVTVKIDEGASAREIASVLADAGVVASARSFVRVTEEQAKGKSLRPGYFKLRKGMSAAAALKLLVAPESRVVRRVTVAEGLRLPELLDRLTAGTGMRRADFAKAAADRQELDLPAYAESAEGFLFPATYEVEPDMTPGKVLAAMVERYRHAAHELDLEAAAAKVHLTPLEVVTVASILQAEGGRDSDYPKIARVIYNRIKARVPLQLDATVLYAQKRRSLKVTEKDIKVKSPYNTYLRPGLPPGPIANPGEKALQAALHPDQGDWLWFVTTDPEHRITKFTDKESEFVRYREELNKYLGTR, from the coding sequence GTGAGCCGTCTGCGGCCGTTATGGCTGCTGGCGGGTGGCGCGGCCGTTGTCGCCACGACGCTCGGCGTCGGCGGATACGTCCTGGTCAAGCCGTACCTGATGCCTGCAGACTTCGAAGGGGCCGGTTCGGGCACGGTCACCGTCAAGATCGACGAAGGTGCGAGCGCGCGTGAGATCGCCTCGGTTCTCGCCGACGCCGGTGTGGTGGCGAGCGCCAGGTCGTTCGTCCGGGTGACCGAGGAGCAGGCGAAGGGGAAGAGCCTGCGGCCCGGCTATTTCAAGCTACGCAAGGGCATGTCGGCCGCCGCCGCCCTCAAACTGCTGGTCGCGCCGGAGTCGCGGGTGGTGCGCCGGGTGACCGTCGCGGAAGGGCTGCGCCTGCCCGAGCTGCTCGACAGGCTCACCGCGGGCACCGGCATGCGGCGGGCCGATTTCGCGAAGGCAGCGGCAGACCGTCAGGAGCTCGACCTGCCCGCATACGCCGAGAGCGCAGAGGGTTTCCTCTTTCCCGCCACCTACGAGGTCGAGCCGGACATGACGCCGGGGAAGGTGCTCGCGGCCATGGTGGAACGGTACAGACACGCAGCCCATGAGCTCGACCTTGAGGCGGCGGCGGCGAAGGTGCACCTGACGCCTCTGGAGGTCGTCACGGTGGCGAGCATCCTCCAGGCCGAGGGCGGCCGGGACTCCGACTATCCGAAGATCGCTAGAGTGATCTACAACCGGATCAAGGCGCGAGTGCCGCTCCAGCTCGACGCCACGGTGCTCTACGCGCAGAAGCGCAGGAGCCTCAAGGTGACGGAGAAGGACATCAAGGTGAAGTCACCCTACAACACCTATCTGAGACCTGGTCTGCCGCCCGGCCCCATCGCGAATCCAGGGGAGAAGGCGCTGCAGGCGGCGCTCCATCCAGATCAAGGTGATTGGCTCTGGTTTGTCACAACCGATCCGGAGCATAGAATCACGAAATTCACTGACAAAGAGAGTGAGTTCGTGAGATACAGGGAAGAGCTGAACAAATACCTCGGGACGCGGTGA
- a CDS encoding DUF948 domain-containing protein, producing MLSAGEVAGLIVAMAWAILVCFLAVVLVRLARLLTETTKMVSELSERVVPLLEDVTATVGEANRQLVAVEAIAMDVKQVSGHVAKVSGVTQTLVTGPLIKLAALSHGIRQALRVRGRSNLRMLERRRR from the coding sequence ATGCTTAGCGCGGGAGAGGTCGCCGGACTGATCGTGGCCATGGCATGGGCGATCCTGGTCTGCTTTCTGGCCGTGGTCCTGGTCAGGCTGGCACGGCTGCTCACCGAGACGACCAAGATGGTCTCGGAGCTGAGCGAGCGCGTCGTGCCGCTGCTGGAGGACGTCACGGCCACCGTCGGTGAGGCCAATCGTCAACTCGTCGCCGTCGAGGCCATCGCCATGGACGTCAAGCAGGTCAGCGGGCACGTCGCCAAGGTCAGCGGCGTCACCCAGACCCTGGTCACGGGGCCGCTGATCAAGCTTGCGGCGCTGAGCCACGGCATCCGGCAGGCCCTGCGCGTCCGTGGCAGATCCAACCTCCGGATGCTGGAGAGGCGGCGGCGATGA